The Prevotella sp. E2-28 genome includes the window GAAAGACGTTTGGAAGTTCGTACTTCAAACTGCGATTAGCATCCTATCCGCTATCGCCACCGCACTGGGAGTCACATCGTGCATGGCGTGAAAAACTGAAGAACTGAAGAATTGAAAAATTGAAGAATGTCGCACAGATGACACAGATGACACAGATTTTGATTCGCTCTGCGAATCAGGGCTAGCGCCACAAAGTATCATCCGCATGGTTTTCGCTAGAAAAAAATCTGTGAAATCTGTGGAATCTGTGCGACCTAAAAAAATCTGTGCGAGAAATGAAAACAAAAAAGAGAGGTGAAAAACCTCTCTTTTTTTTGTACACCCGCAGGGAAGCGAACCTATAATTTATGATACTACCAAACATTGAACCCTTTATTTGCGCCTGATTTGAAAAATATATACTAAAAAATGTTTTAGTTGTGTACGTATTACAAGAATAATTGATATTTTTGCAAAATGAAAAAACTAACGTAACCAACATGAACAAGAAAACCATCATCACTCTCCTGATTTCTTTTGTTGCAACATCGGGACAGGCACAAACATTCACTCCCGTGGTGGGGGATAGTATCGACTTCGTTATTACTGGCACAACTACCAGCAACAACGACAGTGTGGCCTCTTTCCGATTATTTCCGCATGGACAAAGCGTTAAGTTCCCTATCAAAAACGGACGTTTTACAGTCACAGGCCGCCTCCCACGCAATACATTCTTCCAGATAGGCGACTATGAAGGAAACGACCTCCAATTCATTGTGGACGACGTGCCAACCGAAATCAACCTCGTTACGGGCGAGGTGAAGGGCAGCGAGGTGCAACAACGATTCATCCAATGCCAGATGCGCGAGCGGGAAATACACAAGGTGGTCATACCCTGGTGGAAGAGCTTCAGCAAAGAAGAACAAGCAAGGATTCAGAAAATGAGAACAGGCGACCAACAGATCCTGACAGCAAAGGACAGCGTAAATGTGGCCAAATTTGATGGCCACATGGCCGAAATTGTGGCCGCAAACCTAATGAACATTCGTGAGAACCTAGATAACGTCATCCCTGC containing:
- a CDS encoding smalltalk protein, whose amino-acid sequence is MKDKKDVWKFVLQTAISILSAIATALGVTSCMA
- a CDS encoding TlpA disulfide reductase family protein translates to MNKKTIITLLISFVATSGQAQTFTPVVGDSIDFVITGTTTSNNDSVASFRLFPHGQSVKFPIKNGRFTVTGRLPRNTFFQIGDYEGNDLQFIVDDVPTEINLVTGEVKGSEVQQRFIQCQMREREIHKVVIPWWKSFSKEEQARIQKMRTGDQQILTAKDSVNVAKFDGHMAEIVAANLMNIRENLDNVIPAWYLYNGMGSLTDEQKIEFMREEAPYAHHPAMERPWKNYYSIKKQRSITGRPFIDFEAEAPDGTKHHLSEYAAHGQYVLIDFWASWCGPCVASFPFMKQLYADYKDRGLCFIGVSCDKDRNAWLKALDKHQLPWTALLSPADKGDALNLYGVSGIPAVILIAPDGTIISTDIEGKKLQAKLEELFNDNK